In the Candidatus Neomarinimicrobiota bacterium genome, one interval contains:
- a CDS encoding GAF domain-containing protein: MNKREKELQDFAQKQREQSKKLIDIGIALSAEKNIAVLLELIVDSARSFTNADGGTLYLVGSDQKTLDFEIVQTDSLDIRMGGKTGEEIDWPPVQMYKEDGSPNKENVSANVAITKQLVNIPDVYDVEGFNFEGTRKFDESTGYRSQSMLVIPMLNHENEIIGVLQLINARDTETNETIPFPDEDIDLTASVASQAAVALTNVRLIQDLKDLFDAFIQTIATAIDEKSPYTAGHITRVANLTMEIARVVNKTKWGKYGSLKFSEDELEELRLAAWMHDVGKITTPEHVVDKSTKLEKIFDRVELLKLRFEAIKFQTYYDWSERKSKLLSSDGSDPIKVKQLDEEFSAKIKELESDAEFTLNCNAPGEFMEDELIERLQKISKKTFEFEGKTYNYISEDELENLSIKRGTLNVEDRKIIENHAMVTLKMLKQLPFSNKLKHVPEYAAAHHEKLDGTGYPLKLKGEEISVQARIMAIADIFEALTAKDRPYKDPMKLSQAIKILGFMVKDDHLDGDLVEIFLKEGMAEAYAAEHLLPAQIDWKTSDLES, translated from the coding sequence ATGAATAAAAGAGAGAAAGAACTACAAGATTTCGCACAAAAACAGCGGGAACAATCCAAAAAGTTAATAGATATCGGTATTGCTCTTTCTGCGGAAAAGAACATAGCTGTTCTTTTGGAGCTTATCGTTGACAGCGCCCGCAGCTTTACTAATGCGGACGGGGGAACGTTGTATCTCGTCGGCTCCGATCAGAAAACGCTCGATTTTGAAATTGTCCAGACAGACAGCCTTGATATCAGGATGGGTGGCAAAACAGGAGAAGAAATTGATTGGCCTCCTGTGCAGATGTACAAAGAAGACGGTTCGCCGAACAAGGAGAACGTATCGGCAAACGTGGCTATAACAAAGCAGCTTGTGAACATTCCCGATGTGTACGACGTTGAGGGATTTAATTTTGAGGGAACCCGAAAGTTTGATGAGAGCACAGGCTACCGTTCTCAATCGATGCTTGTTATTCCTATGTTGAACCACGAAAACGAAATAATCGGCGTCTTGCAGCTGATAAATGCGAGAGACACGGAAACGAATGAGACGATACCTTTTCCGGACGAAGATATAGATTTGACAGCGTCCGTTGCCTCACAGGCTGCAGTGGCGCTTACCAACGTCCGGTTGATTCAGGATTTAAAAGACCTGTTTGATGCGTTTATCCAAACAATTGCCACAGCAATTGACGAAAAGTCGCCGTATACCGCGGGACATATCACTCGCGTTGCTAATCTCACGATGGAAATCGCCCGGGTAGTAAATAAAACCAAATGGGGCAAGTACGGAAGTCTCAAGTTCTCAGAAGATGAACTTGAAGAGTTGAGGCTTGCCGCATGGATGCATGACGTCGGTAAAATAACGACTCCGGAGCATGTGGTAGACAAGAGTACCAAGCTCGAAAAAATATTTGACCGGGTAGAACTATTGAAGCTCAGGTTTGAAGCGATAAAATTTCAAACATATTATGATTGGTCTGAGCGGAAATCGAAACTGCTCTCTTCAGACGGAAGCGATCCTATAAAAGTAAAGCAATTGGATGAAGAGTTCTCTGCAAAAATCAAAGAATTGGAAAGTGACGCAGAATTTACTCTTAATTGCAACGCACCGGGGGAGTTTATGGAAGACGAGTTGATCGAGCGGCTTCAGAAAATATCGAAAAAAACGTTTGAATTCGAAGGTAAAACATACAATTATATTTCAGAAGATGAGTTGGAAAATCTTAGCATCAAACGCGGAACGCTTAATGTAGAAGATAGAAAGATAATTGAAAACCATGCCATGGTGACCTTGAAAATGCTCAAGCAACTGCCGTTCAGCAATAAATTAAAACACGTACCTGAATATGCGGCAGCGCATCATGAAAAGCTTGACGGAACGGGCTACCCGCTTAAGCTCAAAGGAGAAGAGATTTCAGTTCAGGCGAGAATTATGGCCATTGCGGACATATTCGAAGCGTTAACCGCCAAAGACAGGCCGTATAAGGATCCCATGAAACTCTCGCAAGCAATAAAGATACTTGGATTTATGGTAAAAGATGATCACCTGGACGGAGACCTTGTTGAAATATTTCTGAAAGAGGGTATGGCTGAAGCGTACGCCGCCGAACATCTATTACCGGCGCAGATAGACTGGAAGACGTCCGATCTGGAATCATGA